In Musa acuminata AAA Group cultivar baxijiao chromosome BXJ3-11, Cavendish_Baxijiao_AAA, whole genome shotgun sequence, one DNA window encodes the following:
- the LOC135652500 gene encoding putative disease resistance RPP13-like protein 1 isoform X2, giving the protein MAEDNAIISTLQLTIQVPQIYETVSHATSHLEVKGDIVGAQIEIAAENLIGRILEEDQQKCRVFGIVGMGGIGKTTLARKIFNDERIEDNFPIRKWLYVPKNYSDTDLLKELIRCVPERSEGGEPKAETFKGESRAELEPKLASLLTSNFFLVLDDVWSANVWTDLLRTPIITGEASSTILVTTRTVNVAKIMKCRYTHPVEKMDEESGWKLLRKIVFEAGEEAEIAGLEDTGTRIVEMCDGLPLAIKAMGGVLSPKEKTKAEWENVLRSDAWSMNSTDKELPRALHLSYEDLPPHLKQCFLYCSLYPEKSDLYYKEIVRLWVAEGLILKQGDRLVEDIAEEYYRELVCRSLLQVNPSYADHSYFSMHDLYRTLGANLMQEEGISIVHGRTFTTNTNTKIRRLSVSKMGRRLELPDEVMRHKCLRTLILADSFNTLTIEENLLRSLPHLRVLDLSNTSIEGIPDFIGDLLHLRYLNLNGTSVQEIPESIGRLANLQTLNVSECESLRKLPMAITRLHNLRCLHMEQTPLTHIPKGIRKLDKVNNLQGFVVGHEDPTKPGQGCALEELQSLCKLSCLSISSLERAVAGASVLAEKPFLKELTLGWTPPAGGEDEDEDDGDADDGEDREDEDDKGDNTRVEGATWSEEQIQGAEKICNELSPPSSLQDLALEQFPGRQFPSWMMSTSLGELFPDLLYLELSDCPSCMELPPLGTLPKLKFLNISGAKALKTIGPEFVGHSSLAFPKLETLQFINMPKWEEWSLGWAEEAGNGTQLKLLPNLKNCLLKDCPKLKALPQGLSYVTNLKGLSLRQTYELREITNLPLADKLEVTNNMMLSRISDLSAVKYLKVYYDCPSLENVENLNSLRHLFVKCPPTMTHLPPWLSGLIDERQSAPAAQWSFRKFELQCNLVLLKSCLRGHQNWHIIQRIPNVKIQTFSGSEYIRYVKDTDMYDTNVLQS; this is encoded by the coding sequence ATGGCAGAGGATAACGCCATAATATCTACACTGCAGCTCACAATCCAAGTGCCCCAAATCTACGAAACAGTCTCACACGCGACATCTCACTTGGAAGTCAAGGGGGACATTGTCGGGGCACAAATCGAGATTGCCGCAGAGAATCTCATCGGTCGCATACTCGAGGAAGACCAACAAAAGTGTCGTGTTTTTGGGATTGTTGGGATGGGTGGAATCGGTAAGACCACTCTGGCACGTAAAATCTTCAACGATGAAAGGATCGAAGATAACTTTCCCATCAGAAAATGGTTGTACGTCCCCAAAAATTATTCCGACACCGATCTGCTCAAGGAGCTAATTAGGTGTGTACCAGAAAGATCCGAAGGAGGTGAACCTAAAGCCGAAACCTTTAAGGGGGAAAGTAGAGCAGAGTTGGAACCTAAACTCGCATCTCTTCTCACGAGCAATTTCTTTCTCGTATTGGATGATGTATGGAGTGCAAATGTTTGGACAGATTTGCTCAGGACACCAATAATTACAGGAGAAGCTAGCAGTACGATCTTAGTCACCACGAGAACAGTGAACGTGGCAAAAATCATGAAGTGCAGATACACCCACCCGGTGGAGAAAATGGATGAAGAGAGTGGATGGAAATTGCTTCGAAAGATAGTGTTTGAAGCTGGGGAGGAGGCCGAGATCGCTGGGTTGGAAGATACAGGTACCAGAATAGTCGAAATGTGCGACGGCCTTCCTCTTGCAATCAAGGCCATGGGAGGTGTTCTAAGTCCCAAGGAAAAAACCAAAGCAGAGTGGGAAAACGTCCTCCGAAGTGATGCATGGAGCATGAACAGCACTGACAAAGAATTACCGAGGGCTTTGCACTTGAGCTACGAGGACTTACCACCTCATCTGAAACAATGCTTTCTCTACTGCTCTCTGTACCCTGAGAAAAGCGACCTGTACTACAAGGAAATTGTTCGGCTTTGGGTAGCCGAAGGCCTTATTCTAAAACAAGGAGATCGGTTGGTGGAAGACATAGCCGAGGAGTACTATCGGGAACTGGTTTGCAGGAGCCTTCTGCAAGTGAATCCATCTTACGCAGATCACAGTTACTTCTCGATGCATGATCTTTACCGGACTCTCGGTGCAAATTTGATGCAAGAAGAAGGCATTTCTATCGTTCATGGTCGAACGTTCACCACAAACACCAACACGAAGATTCGAAGGCTGTCGGTGTCCAAAATGGGGCGTAGATTAGAGCTGCCTGATGAAGTTATGAGACACAAGTGTTTGAGGACTTTAATTCTTGCGGACTCCTTCAACACCCTGACGATCGAGGAGAATTTGCTCAGAAGTCTACCACATCTGCGAGTGTTGGATCTGAGTAATACATCAATAGAGGGAATTCCAGATTTCATAGGGGATCTGTTGCATCTGAGATACCTGAATCTTAATGGAACAAGCGTACAAGAGATACCGGAATCCATAGGCCGCCTTGCGAACCTCCAAACTTTGAATGTCTCTGAGTGCGAAAGCTTGCGCAAGCTTCCCATGGCCATCACCAGGCTGCACAATCTGAGATGTCTTCATATGGAGCAAACTCCACTGACTCACATACCGAAAGGGATCAGGAAGCTGGACAAAGTAAACAACCTTCAAGGATTCGTCGTCGGCCATGAGGACCCGACGAAGCCGGGACAGGGGTGTGCCTTGGAGGAGCTGCAGTCTCTTTGCAAGCTAAGCTGTCTGAGCATATCCAGTCTGGAGAGGGCGGTAGCGGGCGCATCCGTGCTTGCGGAGAAACCTTTTCTTAAGGAGCTAACTTTAGGTTGGACGCCGCCGGCAGGCGGGGAAGATGAAGACGAGGACGACGGAGATGCGGATGATGGTGAGGACAGAGAAGACGAGGATGACAAAGGAGATAACACCCGGGTCGAAGGAGCAACATGGAGCGAGGAGCAAATCCAGGGAGCCGAGAAGATATGCAATGAACTCTCTCCACCATCGAGTCTACAAGATCTTGCCTTGGAACAATTCCCTGGTCGGCAATTCCCGAGCTGGATGATGTCAACCTCACTCGGCGAATTGTTCCCTGACCTGTTGTACTTGGAGCTCTCCGACTGCCCGTCGTGCATGGAGCTGCCCCCTCTGGGCACGTTGCCCAAGCTGAAGTTTCTCAATATCAGCGGGGCGAAAGCCCTCAAAACAATCGGGCCCGAGTTCGTCGGTCACAGCTCGCTGGCGTTTCCCAAACTCGAGACCTTGCAATTCATCAACATGCCTAAATGGGAAGAATGGTCATTAGGCTGGGCGGAGGAAGCCGGCAATGGAACGCAGCTGAAGCTGCTTCCCAATTTGAAGAATTGTCTCCTCAAGGACTGCCCGAAGCTGAAAGCTCTCCCACAAGGCCTGTCCTATGTTACCAACCTCAAGGGGCTGTCCCTGCGGCAAACTTACGAGCTGAGAGAGATCACCAATCTCCCCTTGGCTGACAAGCTCGAGGTCACAAATAACATGATGCTGAGTAGAATATCCGACCTCTCCGCGGTGAAGTACCTGAAGGTGTACTACGACTGCCCGAGTCTGGAGAACGTCGAGAACCTCAACTCACTGCGCCACCTGTTCGTGAAATGTCCACCGACGATGACGCACCTTCCGCCCTGGTTGTCGGGCCTTATCGATGAGCGGCAAAGCGCTCCGGCGGCTCAGTGGAGCTTCCGCAAGTTCGAGTTGCAATGCAATTTAGTGCTGCTGAAGAGCTGCCTCAGGGGCCACCAGAATTGGCATATCATTCAGCGGATTCCAAATGTCAAGATCCAAACATTTTCTGGGAGTGAATACATACGGTATGTCAAGGATACGGACATGTACGATACTAATGTGTTGCAATCTTAA
- the LOC135652500 gene encoding putative disease resistance protein RGA3 isoform X1 translates to MAMILNFFVTRYIGEIADFVEREVCEVLGVKKEIETLHRRLETIKGYLQDADRKRHDSAATDAWVRKLKDVMYDADDVMDLCMMEGGRLLEAPRSASAVSSPLRFVSSCFRCAKYRHEIAGRIRALDDRLKKMAEDNAIISTLQLTIQVPQIYETVSHATSHLEVKGDIVGAQIEIAAENLIGRILEEDQQKCRVFGIVGMGGIGKTTLARKIFNDERIEDNFPIRKWLYVPKNYSDTDLLKELIRCVPERSEGGEPKAETFKGESRAELEPKLASLLTSNFFLVLDDVWSANVWTDLLRTPIITGEASSTILVTTRTVNVAKIMKCRYTHPVEKMDEESGWKLLRKIVFEAGEEAEIAGLEDTGTRIVEMCDGLPLAIKAMGGVLSPKEKTKAEWENVLRSDAWSMNSTDKELPRALHLSYEDLPPHLKQCFLYCSLYPEKSDLYYKEIVRLWVAEGLILKQGDRLVEDIAEEYYRELVCRSLLQVNPSYADHSYFSMHDLYRTLGANLMQEEGISIVHGRTFTTNTNTKIRRLSVSKMGRRLELPDEVMRHKCLRTLILADSFNTLTIEENLLRSLPHLRVLDLSNTSIEGIPDFIGDLLHLRYLNLNGTSVQEIPESIGRLANLQTLNVSECESLRKLPMAITRLHNLRCLHMEQTPLTHIPKGIRKLDKVNNLQGFVVGHEDPTKPGQGCALEELQSLCKLSCLSISSLERAVAGASVLAEKPFLKELTLGWTPPAGGEDEDEDDGDADDGEDREDEDDKGDNTRVEGATWSEEQIQGAEKICNELSPPSSLQDLALEQFPGRQFPSWMMSTSLGELFPDLLYLELSDCPSCMELPPLGTLPKLKFLNISGAKALKTIGPEFVGHSSLAFPKLETLQFINMPKWEEWSLGWAEEAGNGTQLKLLPNLKNCLLKDCPKLKALPQGLSYVTNLKGLSLRQTYELREITNLPLADKLEVTNNMMLSRISDLSAVKYLKVYYDCPSLENVENLNSLRHLFVKCPPTMTHLPPWLSGLIDERQSAPAAQWSFRKFELQCNLVLLKSCLRGHQNWHIIQRIPNVKIQTFSGSEYIRYVKDTDMYDTNVLQS, encoded by the coding sequence ATGGCAATGATCCTCAATTTCTTTGTCACGAGATATATCGGAGAAATCGCAGACTTCGTTGAGAGAGAGGTATGCGAGGTTCTCGGCGTGAAGAAGGAGATCGAAACGCTTCACCGGAGGCTGGAAACCATCAAAGGTTATCTTCAAGATGCAGATCGGAAGAGGCATGACAGTGCCGCCACCGATGCCTGGGTGAGGAAGCTGAAAGATGTCATGTACGACGCCGACGACGTTATGGATCTCTGCATGATGGAAGGTGGAAGATTGTTGGAGGCTCCGCGATCCGCCTCCGCAGTAAGCTCTCCTCTCCGCTTTGTTTCTTCCTGCTTTCGGTGCGCCAAATACCGCCATGAAATCGCAGGCAGAATCAGAGCACTTGACGATCGGCTGAAGAAGATGGCAGAGGATAACGCCATAATATCTACACTGCAGCTCACAATCCAAGTGCCCCAAATCTACGAAACAGTCTCACACGCGACATCTCACTTGGAAGTCAAGGGGGACATTGTCGGGGCACAAATCGAGATTGCCGCAGAGAATCTCATCGGTCGCATACTCGAGGAAGACCAACAAAAGTGTCGTGTTTTTGGGATTGTTGGGATGGGTGGAATCGGTAAGACCACTCTGGCACGTAAAATCTTCAACGATGAAAGGATCGAAGATAACTTTCCCATCAGAAAATGGTTGTACGTCCCCAAAAATTATTCCGACACCGATCTGCTCAAGGAGCTAATTAGGTGTGTACCAGAAAGATCCGAAGGAGGTGAACCTAAAGCCGAAACCTTTAAGGGGGAAAGTAGAGCAGAGTTGGAACCTAAACTCGCATCTCTTCTCACGAGCAATTTCTTTCTCGTATTGGATGATGTATGGAGTGCAAATGTTTGGACAGATTTGCTCAGGACACCAATAATTACAGGAGAAGCTAGCAGTACGATCTTAGTCACCACGAGAACAGTGAACGTGGCAAAAATCATGAAGTGCAGATACACCCACCCGGTGGAGAAAATGGATGAAGAGAGTGGATGGAAATTGCTTCGAAAGATAGTGTTTGAAGCTGGGGAGGAGGCCGAGATCGCTGGGTTGGAAGATACAGGTACCAGAATAGTCGAAATGTGCGACGGCCTTCCTCTTGCAATCAAGGCCATGGGAGGTGTTCTAAGTCCCAAGGAAAAAACCAAAGCAGAGTGGGAAAACGTCCTCCGAAGTGATGCATGGAGCATGAACAGCACTGACAAAGAATTACCGAGGGCTTTGCACTTGAGCTACGAGGACTTACCACCTCATCTGAAACAATGCTTTCTCTACTGCTCTCTGTACCCTGAGAAAAGCGACCTGTACTACAAGGAAATTGTTCGGCTTTGGGTAGCCGAAGGCCTTATTCTAAAACAAGGAGATCGGTTGGTGGAAGACATAGCCGAGGAGTACTATCGGGAACTGGTTTGCAGGAGCCTTCTGCAAGTGAATCCATCTTACGCAGATCACAGTTACTTCTCGATGCATGATCTTTACCGGACTCTCGGTGCAAATTTGATGCAAGAAGAAGGCATTTCTATCGTTCATGGTCGAACGTTCACCACAAACACCAACACGAAGATTCGAAGGCTGTCGGTGTCCAAAATGGGGCGTAGATTAGAGCTGCCTGATGAAGTTATGAGACACAAGTGTTTGAGGACTTTAATTCTTGCGGACTCCTTCAACACCCTGACGATCGAGGAGAATTTGCTCAGAAGTCTACCACATCTGCGAGTGTTGGATCTGAGTAATACATCAATAGAGGGAATTCCAGATTTCATAGGGGATCTGTTGCATCTGAGATACCTGAATCTTAATGGAACAAGCGTACAAGAGATACCGGAATCCATAGGCCGCCTTGCGAACCTCCAAACTTTGAATGTCTCTGAGTGCGAAAGCTTGCGCAAGCTTCCCATGGCCATCACCAGGCTGCACAATCTGAGATGTCTTCATATGGAGCAAACTCCACTGACTCACATACCGAAAGGGATCAGGAAGCTGGACAAAGTAAACAACCTTCAAGGATTCGTCGTCGGCCATGAGGACCCGACGAAGCCGGGACAGGGGTGTGCCTTGGAGGAGCTGCAGTCTCTTTGCAAGCTAAGCTGTCTGAGCATATCCAGTCTGGAGAGGGCGGTAGCGGGCGCATCCGTGCTTGCGGAGAAACCTTTTCTTAAGGAGCTAACTTTAGGTTGGACGCCGCCGGCAGGCGGGGAAGATGAAGACGAGGACGACGGAGATGCGGATGATGGTGAGGACAGAGAAGACGAGGATGACAAAGGAGATAACACCCGGGTCGAAGGAGCAACATGGAGCGAGGAGCAAATCCAGGGAGCCGAGAAGATATGCAATGAACTCTCTCCACCATCGAGTCTACAAGATCTTGCCTTGGAACAATTCCCTGGTCGGCAATTCCCGAGCTGGATGATGTCAACCTCACTCGGCGAATTGTTCCCTGACCTGTTGTACTTGGAGCTCTCCGACTGCCCGTCGTGCATGGAGCTGCCCCCTCTGGGCACGTTGCCCAAGCTGAAGTTTCTCAATATCAGCGGGGCGAAAGCCCTCAAAACAATCGGGCCCGAGTTCGTCGGTCACAGCTCGCTGGCGTTTCCCAAACTCGAGACCTTGCAATTCATCAACATGCCTAAATGGGAAGAATGGTCATTAGGCTGGGCGGAGGAAGCCGGCAATGGAACGCAGCTGAAGCTGCTTCCCAATTTGAAGAATTGTCTCCTCAAGGACTGCCCGAAGCTGAAAGCTCTCCCACAAGGCCTGTCCTATGTTACCAACCTCAAGGGGCTGTCCCTGCGGCAAACTTACGAGCTGAGAGAGATCACCAATCTCCCCTTGGCTGACAAGCTCGAGGTCACAAATAACATGATGCTGAGTAGAATATCCGACCTCTCCGCGGTGAAGTACCTGAAGGTGTACTACGACTGCCCGAGTCTGGAGAACGTCGAGAACCTCAACTCACTGCGCCACCTGTTCGTGAAATGTCCACCGACGATGACGCACCTTCCGCCCTGGTTGTCGGGCCTTATCGATGAGCGGCAAAGCGCTCCGGCGGCTCAGTGGAGCTTCCGCAAGTTCGAGTTGCAATGCAATTTAGTGCTGCTGAAGAGCTGCCTCAGGGGCCACCAGAATTGGCATATCATTCAGCGGATTCCAAATGTCAAGATCCAAACATTTTCTGGGAGTGAATACATACGGTATGTCAAGGATACGGACATGTACGATACTAATGTGTTGCAATCTTAA